The following are from one region of the Brienomyrus brachyistius isolate T26 chromosome 13, BBRACH_0.4, whole genome shotgun sequence genome:
- the LOC125705972 gene encoding P2Y purinoceptor 4-like, which yields MGNAQTQQPLEMAYCDLSGQAQQAMMVIQLYMLPAFFLGVLALGLPLNLLSLWVFSRRLKRWSRGTAFLFNLALADTSWLLVLPFLVQYHLAQMNWTLGWPFCTAVRLVYHSYFYLSIFFVTCVSVDRYAAIVHPLRSLALLGRRPTSLLCISIWGFTLAFSSPVALMTLTQRCPRTNRTICTMYVLLENTRQSLPFSLYWSCVGFLLPLAAIGYCCLRSVQELRRRPGLQNRRGRHLTRVLSIALVLFALFYLPYHVTRNGAIVVRAVHPWDQARWGPADVAFSLEMCLCSLNTCVNPLFSCSVGRQFRQEFWGIVARLCQCGSNPRLTAALQERALGPQEHGTAAVWAEGTACLTHNWFLSRREKVEPWKTEGKQSACD from the exons ATGGGGAATGCACAGACACAG CAGCCGCTGGAGATGGCCTACTGCGACCTGAGTGGCCAGGCCCAACAGGCCATGATGGTCATTCAGCTGTATATGCTGCCGGCCTTCTTCCTGGGGGTGCTGGCCCTGGGACTCCCCCTCAACCTGCTCTCCCTCTGGGTCTTCTCACGCCGCCTGAAGCGCTGGTCTCGTGGCACGGCGTTCCTCTTCAACCTGGCCCTGGCCGACACCTCCTGGCTCCTGGTTCTACCGTTCCTGGTCCAGTATCACCTGGCCCAGATGAACTGGACCCTGGGCTGGCCGTTCTGTACCGCGGTGCGCCTGGTCTACCACAGTTACTTCTACCTCAGCATCTTTTTTGTGACGTGCGTCAGCGTGGACCGCTACGCCGCTATCGTGCACCCGCTGCGCTCGCTGGCCCTGCTGGGCCGCCGGCCCACCAGCCTGCTCTGCATCTCCATCTGGGGCTTCACCTTGGCCTTCAGCAGCCCCGTGGCCCTGATGACACTGACCCAGCGCTGCCCGAGGACCAACCGCACCATCTGCACCATGTACGTCCTGCTGGAGAACACCCGGCAGAGCCTCCCCTTCTCCCTCTACTGGTCCTGCGTCGGGTTCCTGTTGCCACTCGCCGCTATCGGCTACTGCTGTTTACGTAGCGTGCAGGAGTTGCGACGGCGGCCCGGCCTCCAGAACAGAAGGGGGCGCCATTTAACTAGGGTGCTGAGCATCGCGCTGGTCCTCTTCGCCCTATTCTACCTACCCTACCACGTTACCCGCAATGGGGCCATTGTGGTGCGGGCTGTCCACCCCTGGGACCAGGCCAGGTGGGGGCCCGCCGACGTAGCTTTCTCCCTGGAGATGTGCCTGTGCAGCCTCAACACCTGCGTCAACCCGCTCTTCAGCTGCTCCGTGGGCCGCCAGTTTCGCCAGGAGTTCTGGGGCATCGTCGCCAGACTGTGCCAGTGCGGCTCAAACCCAAGGCTGACGGCGGCTCTTCAGGAGAgagctctggggccgcaggaaCATGGCACAGCCGCGGTGTGGGCCGAGGGCACCGCGTGCTTGACGCACAACTGGTTTCTATCTCGCCGGGAGAAAGTGGAGCCGTGGAAGACAGAGGGCAAGCAGTCAGCATGTGATTAA